In one window of Helianthus annuus cultivar XRQ/B chromosome 17, HanXRQr2.0-SUNRISE, whole genome shotgun sequence DNA:
- the LOC110922915 gene encoding formimidoyltransferase-cyclodeaminase isoform X1, whose amino-acid sequence MYQIHPVYSIVQKHWTYYSVQVLLNAHLSLNTHSTYFCSKKDWKLMSTSTFCCGKLYISEARNKLALESIERAAKQFPDAPIVNEFKDETYNRVGYTLVSLSSDSLKNAVFSMAKAAYEVIDLDLHTGSHPRLGVVDHICFHPLAATSLEQVATIARAIAKEVGSKLKVTWQVNITFKPLPPQPHVKGCLCTSVAPPMNVCNHGLGWAAVPCYTYGAARKDQRSLDAVRRELGYYKPNASGQQWSGGLQAAVLPLEPDEGPAQVVKAKGVVVIGATKWVDNYNVPVFCTDICTVGRIARRVSGRGGGLASVQSLALVHDNNVIEVACKMLEPSEVGGEQVQGLIEQLGAQACVKVGKGYFTDLSPDAIVRTYFKLTSSS is encoded by the exons ATGTACCAAATCCACCCAGTATATTCAATTGTTCAAAAACATTGGACGTACTATTCGGTTCAAGTATTGCTCAATGCTCATCTTTCCCTAAATACTCACTCAACTTATTTTTGTTCGAAAAAGGATTGGAAATTAATGTCTACATCCACGTTTTGTTGCGGTAAACTTTACATATCTGAGGCACGAAACAAGTTGGCTCTGGAGTCGATTGAACGAGCCGCCAAACAATTTCCCGATGCCCCCATTGTGAACGAGTTTAAAGACGAGACCTACAATAGGGTTGGATACACCCTTGTCTCCTTATCATCAGATTCTTTGAAGAATGCGGTTTTCTCAATGGCGAAAGCAGCTTATGAAGTCATTGATCTTGACTTGCATACTGGAAGTCATCCTCGCCTTGGCGTAGTTGACCATATTTGTTTCCATCCTTTGGCTGCAACATCTCTTGAACAAGTTGCCACTATTGCTAGAGCTATAGCTAAGGAAGTTGGCTCCAAGCTTAAAG TGACATGGCAAGTTAACATTACTTTCAAACCACTCCCGCCCCAGCCCCATGTTAAGGGGTGTTTGTGTACTAGTGTTGCTCCGCCAATGAATGTTTGTAACCATGGGCTGGGCTGGGCTGCAGTCCCTTGCTACACATATGGAGCGGCTCGTAAAGACCAAAGATCACTGGATGCAGTCAGGAGGGAACTCGGCTACTACAAGCCGAATGCAAGTGGCCAACAATGGTCAGGTGGGCTACAGGCAGCAGTTCTACCACTTGAACCAGATGAAGGTCCAGCCCAAGTGGTGAAAGCCAAGGGTGTAGTAGTGATAGGAGCAACCAAATGGGTGGATAACTACAACGTGCCTGTGTTCTGCACCGACATTTGTACGGTTGGCAGAATTGCAAGGAGGGTAAGTGGAAGAGGCGGTGGGCTTGCATCTGTTCAGTCACTGGCTCTGGTTCATGATAATAATGTTATTGAGGTGGCTTGTAAAATGCTTGAACCAAGTGAGGTTGGTGGTGAGCAAGTTCAGGGTTTGATTGAACAGCTAGGAGCACAGGCTTGTGTGAAAGTTGGGAAAGGGTATTTCACTGATCTATCTCCTGATGCCATTGTTCGAACCTACTTTAAGTTGACTTCTTCCTCTTGA
- the LOC110922915 gene encoding formimidoyltransferase-cyclodeaminase isoform X3: MYQIHPVYSIVQKHWTYYSVQVLLNAHLSLNTHSTYFCSKKDWKLMSTSTFCCGKLYISEARNKLALESIERAAKQFPDAPIVNEFKDETYNRVGYTLVSLSSDSLKNAVFSMAKAAYEVIDLDLHTGSHPRLGVVDHICFHPLAATSLEQVATIARAIAKEVGSKLKVPCYTYGAARKDQRSLDAVRRELGYYKPNASGQQWSGGLQAAVLPLEPDEGPAQVVKAKGVVVIGATKWVDNYNVPVFCTDICTVGRIARRVSGRGGGLASVQSLALVHDNNVIEVACKMLEPSEVGGEQVQGLIEQLGAQACVKVGKGYFTDLSPDAIVRTYFKLTSSS, translated from the exons ATGTACCAAATCCACCCAGTATATTCAATTGTTCAAAAACATTGGACGTACTATTCGGTTCAAGTATTGCTCAATGCTCATCTTTCCCTAAATACTCACTCAACTTATTTTTGTTCGAAAAAGGATTGGAAATTAATGTCTACATCCACGTTTTGTTGCGGTAAACTTTACATATCTGAGGCACGAAACAAGTTGGCTCTGGAGTCGATTGAACGAGCCGCCAAACAATTTCCCGATGCCCCCATTGTGAACGAGTTTAAAGACGAGACCTACAATAGGGTTGGATACACCCTTGTCTCCTTATCATCAGATTCTTTGAAGAATGCGGTTTTCTCAATGGCGAAAGCAGCTTATGAAGTCATTGATCTTGACTTGCATACTGGAAGTCATCCTCGCCTTGGCGTAGTTGACCATATTTGTTTCCATCCTTTGGCTGCAACATCTCTTGAACAAGTTGCCACTATTGCTAGAGCTATAGCTAAGGAAGTTGGCTCCAAGCTTAAAG TCCCTTGCTACACATATGGAGCGGCTCGTAAAGACCAAAGATCACTGGATGCAGTCAGGAGGGAACTCGGCTACTACAAGCCGAATGCAAGTGGCCAACAATGGTCAGGTGGGCTACAGGCAGCAGTTCTACCACTTGAACCAGATGAAGGTCCAGCCCAAGTGGTGAAAGCCAAGGGTGTAGTAGTGATAGGAGCAACCAAATGGGTGGATAACTACAACGTGCCTGTGTTCTGCACCGACATTTGTACGGTTGGCAGAATTGCAAGGAGGGTAAGTGGAAGAGGCGGTGGGCTTGCATCTGTTCAGTCACTGGCTCTGGTTCATGATAATAATGTTATTGAGGTGGCTTGTAAAATGCTTGAACCAAGTGAGGTTGGTGGTGAGCAAGTTCAGGGTTTGATTGAACAGCTAGGAGCACAGGCTTGTGTGAAAGTTGGGAAAGGGTATTTCACTGATCTATCTCCTGATGCCATTGTTCGAACCTACTTTAAGTTGACTTCTTCCTCTTGA
- the LOC110922915 gene encoding formimidoyltransferase-cyclodeaminase isoform X2, which produces MFNFLLKVVLIGDSRVGISEFIISVEFVTSTLQDWKLMSTSTFCCGKLYISEARNKLALESIERAAKQFPDAPIVNEFKDETYNRVGYTLVSLSSDSLKNAVFSMAKAAYEVIDLDLHTGSHPRLGVVDHICFHPLAATSLEQVATIARAIAKEVGSKLKVTWQVNITFKPLPPQPHVKGCLCTSVAPPMNVCNHGLGWAAVPCYTYGAARKDQRSLDAVRRELGYYKPNASGQQWSGGLQAAVLPLEPDEGPAQVVKAKGVVVIGATKWVDNYNVPVFCTDICTVGRIARRVSGRGGGLASVQSLALVHDNNVIEVACKMLEPSEVGGEQVQGLIEQLGAQACVKVGKGYFTDLSPDAIVRTYFKLTSSS; this is translated from the exons GATTGGAAATTAATGTCTACATCCACGTTTTGTTGCGGTAAACTTTACATATCTGAGGCACGAAACAAGTTGGCTCTGGAGTCGATTGAACGAGCCGCCAAACAATTTCCCGATGCCCCCATTGTGAACGAGTTTAAAGACGAGACCTACAATAGGGTTGGATACACCCTTGTCTCCTTATCATCAGATTCTTTGAAGAATGCGGTTTTCTCAATGGCGAAAGCAGCTTATGAAGTCATTGATCTTGACTTGCATACTGGAAGTCATCCTCGCCTTGGCGTAGTTGACCATATTTGTTTCCATCCTTTGGCTGCAACATCTCTTGAACAAGTTGCCACTATTGCTAGAGCTATAGCTAAGGAAGTTGGCTCCAAGCTTAAAG TGACATGGCAAGTTAACATTACTTTCAAACCACTCCCGCCCCAGCCCCATGTTAAGGGGTGTTTGTGTACTAGTGTTGCTCCGCCAATGAATGTTTGTAACCATGGGCTGGGCTGGGCTGCAGTCCCTTGCTACACATATGGAGCGGCTCGTAAAGACCAAAGATCACTGGATGCAGTCAGGAGGGAACTCGGCTACTACAAGCCGAATGCAAGTGGCCAACAATGGTCAGGTGGGCTACAGGCAGCAGTTCTACCACTTGAACCAGATGAAGGTCCAGCCCAAGTGGTGAAAGCCAAGGGTGTAGTAGTGATAGGAGCAACCAAATGGGTGGATAACTACAACGTGCCTGTGTTCTGCACCGACATTTGTACGGTTGGCAGAATTGCAAGGAGGGTAAGTGGAAGAGGCGGTGGGCTTGCATCTGTTCAGTCACTGGCTCTGGTTCATGATAATAATGTTATTGAGGTGGCTTGTAAAATGCTTGAACCAAGTGAGGTTGGTGGTGAGCAAGTTCAGGGTTTGATTGAACAGCTAGGAGCACAGGCTTGTGTGAAAGTTGGGAAAGGGTATTTCACTGATCTATCTCCTGATGCCATTGTTCGAACCTACTTTAAGTTGACTTCTTCCTCTTGA
- the LOC110925008 gene encoding formimidoyltransferase-cyclodeaminase-like, giving the protein MLKSALSCCKVYISETRNKSALESIERAAKLFPDAPIVNKFEDHTYNRVGYTLVSKSSDSSSKNAAVFSMVKAAYQSIDFDLHSGSHPRLGVVDHICFHPLASTSLDQVAITAKDLAKDVGSILQVPTYTYGAAHKEQRSLDAIRRDLGYFKPNATGHQWSGGLQSAVLPLEPDEGPTQAVKAKGVAVIGATRWVDNYNIPVFCTDIGTVRRIAKRVSGRGGGLASVQSMALVHDNNVIEVACNLLEPSVVGGEQVQGLVEQLGTEAGVSVGKGYFTDLSQDHIIQTYLKLTSS; this is encoded by the exons ATGCTCAAATCGGCGCTATCTTGTTGTAAAGTGTACATATCCGAGACACGGAACAAGTCTGCTCTGGAGTCCATCGAACGAGCTGCCAAACTATTTCCCGATGCCCCCATTGTTAACAAGTTTGAAGATCACACTTACAACAGAGTAGGATACACACTCGTCTCCAAATCCTCAGATTCTTCTTCCAAGAATGCAGCAGTTTTCTCAATGGTCAAAGCAGCTTATCAATCCATTGATTTTGACCTGCATAGTGGAAGTCATCCTCGCCTGGGTGTTGTTGACCATATCTGCTTCCATCCCTTAGCTTCAACATCTCTAGACCAAGTTGCCATCACTGCCAAAGATCTTGCTAAGGACGTTGGTTCCATACTCCAAG TTCCTACCTACACATACGGAGCGGCTCATAAAGAACAAAGATCACTGGATGCCATCAGGAGGGATCTCGGCTACTTCAAGCCAAATGCAACTGGCCATCAATGGTCAGGTGGACTACAGTCAGCAGTTCTACCACTTGAACCAGATGAAGGTCCAACCCAAGCGGTCAAAGCCAAGGGTGTAGCTGTCATAGGAGCAACCAGATGGGTTGATAACTACAACATCCCTGTGTTCTGCACCGACATTGGTACGGTTCGCAGAATTGCAAAGAGGGTAAGTGGAAGAGGTGGTGGACTTGCATCTGTTCAGTCAATGGCTCTGGTTCATGATAATAATGTTATTGAGGTGGCTTGTAATCTGCTTGAACCAAGTGTGGTTGGTGGTGAGCAAGTTCAGGGTTTGGTTGAACAACTAGGAACCGAGGCGGGTGTGAGCGTTGGGAAAGGGTATTTCACTGATCTTTCTCAGGATCACATAATTCAAACTTACCTCAAGTTGACTTCTTCTTGA